GCACACTTATACAAATGGCAGGGGCACCACCACTGTGCCCACTGCCGCCATCCCAGTTCTTTTCTCCGCTTCTTTCCACTCTGCAACTCAGGCCCGCGCGTACTTGACCTACctcccttcacccccccccccccccgagtgtCGCAGGCTTTCCGCGCGGCCTCCCGCCCCTGGCCGTCCCGGGACCTACAGAGGAACAGCTGATGAGATGCTCTCTGACGTAGACCCACTTTCCCCCTGGGAATCCGGAatgggctgagggaggggacaAAGCCTCGCCCTGCGGGTCCCCACGCTAACTGGAAAAACAGGGCTTCACCCTCGGAAGCCCCGGGGTGGACATGGGCGCACGGGACACCTTCCAGGAAACCCTAGGACAGGTTCAAGGGATGCGACAGAACCTTGTCGTTTCCGGATGGCAAACCCCAGTTATGTAGGCACCTCTGCGCTCGTCATTTCCAAACCAGATGATTCCTGGGGCGGGACACTAAGGACAGGAGGCGGTTCCTACGCAAATGGCTCTGTCCTGGCGCCGCAGGTCCGTGGAGCGCGCAGCTACCGTAGTCACTGCGCTTCCCCGCCGCAGATCCCggtgcccccttccctctccccgtcAAGCCCGGGAAGGAGCTCCGCCCCCGACGCGCCGCGCCAGCCCCCGCGCCTTAAAACCCGCAGCACACCGCCCCGCCGCGCCCCGCCTGGCGCACCTCTCCTCTCCTTTGTATCTGCAGCTGCAGTCGCTGTCCCagcccgggttttggcaccatgAGCTTCAGCTCCGACCACTACCTGTGCGGCCCCTCCTCCTACCGCAAGGTGTTCGGGGACGGCTCTCGCCTGTCGTCGCGCTTCTCCGGGACTGGCGGCGCGGGCAGCTACCGCTCGCAGTCGCTGTCCCGCTGCAATGTGGCCTCCTCGGCCGCCTGCTCCTCGACCTCGTCGCTCGGCCTGGGCCTGGCCTACCGCCGGCCTCCGGTGTCCGACGGGCTAGACCTGAGCCAGGCGGCGGCGCGCACCAACGAGTACAAGATCATCCGCACCAACGAGAAGGAGCAGCTGCAGGGCCTCAACGACCGCTTCGCCGTGTTCATCGAGAAGGTGCATCAGCTGGAGACGCAGAACCGCGCGCTCGAGGCCGAGCTGGCGGCGCTGAGGCAGCGCCAAGCCGAGCCATCGCGCGTCGGCGAGCTCTTCCAGCGCGAGCTGCGCGAGCTGCGCGCGCAGCTGGAGGAGGCGAGCTCGGCCCGCGCCCAGGCGCTGCTGGAGCGCGACGGGCTGGCGGAGGAGGTGCAGCGGCTGCGGGCGCGCTGCGAGGAGGAGAGCCGCGGGCGCGAAGGCGCCGAGCGCGCCCTGAAGGCGCAGCAGCGCGACGTGGACGGCGCCACGCTGGCCCGCCTGGACCTGGAGAAGAAGGTGGAGTCGCTGCTGGACGAGCTGGCCTTCGTGCGCCAGGTGCACGACGAGGAGGTGGCCGAGCTGCTGGCCACGCTGCAGGCGTCGTCGCAGGCTGCGGCCGAGGTGGACGTGGCTGTGGCTAAGCCGGACCTGAGTTCGGCGCTAAGGGAGATCCGCGCCCAGTATGAGTCCCTGGCCGCCAAGAACCTGCAGTCAGCCGAGGAGTGGTACAAGTCCAAGTTTGCCAACCTGAACGAGCAGGCGGCGCGCAGCACCGAGGCCATCCGGGCCAGCCGCGAGGAGATCCACGAGTACCGGCGCCAGCTGCAGGCGCGCACCATCGAGATCGAGGGCCTTCGTGGAGCCAATGAGTCGTTGGAGAGGCAGATCCTGGAGCTGGAGGAGCGACACAGCGCTGAAGTGGCTAGCTACCAGGTGAGGCTGGAGcgctgggcagggaggggctccctgccccctcccacacaGACCAGCGCGTTCCCGCACAGCTGAGGCCCCAGGGACTgaggggagggcgggggaggagagaaagatccTGGACTAGACGCTGTGGCAAACAAAAAGCTCTGGACTCTCCACTGATAGATCATTTTAGGGGTCTGgactccctctcttcctgcccctcACTTACATCCCTTTCCGAGCCCTTCTCACAAAAAAGCTCTTAGCCTCCCTTCTTCAGATTCCGAAAATCTAATTCATGCTTCCCTGTCATCAAGTGAGAATAAAGACACTTAAAACTTAAAGAACAGTTTCCAGCCAAAGTAGGAGGGAGCCGAACAGGGTGGGTTACACCCTCTCCATGGTTGACGGTGCTGTCTCGGCTCTTTGGCGTCTTTTGTTGATTTTGAAACGTATTCTGTACCCCCTGAGATAGATATTTACAGAGTATTGTCTGCCCTAGGGTCGGGAGAATTAGGCCGGATTGAACTGGGAAGAGTTCTACcccattttattgactttttctccTCAAACAAGTAGAGACTGGGAACCAACGAGATGGGTGGTTGGGCTAGCGTAACCGCCCTGCTCTTTCTCTACCCGTTTCCCAATACACACTCGCACATGCACACCGTTCCCTTGTCAAtcgattgatatatatatatatatatatatatatatattttttttttttttttttttttttttttttttttttttcctcaaagaaaGCTTTACACCGTTGGCAAAGGAGAATGGTCGGGGCGCTGTCCTGGGTGCTGATCTCGAGTTCTTTCCATTTCAGACAATGTGTCTCCTGTCGCATGTCCCAGTTACGACTCTCTAGGCAATTAACTGctatggtatttttttcttttgcaacacCAACACATCAATCTTGGCTACCTGCAATCAAAAGTCACCTCGTGAGCAGCATCAATTTTCACTTTCATGGATGGTTTAGCACTTAATAAAAACCACTTAATCTGCTCAGTAGCAGTGAGATTCCACTTGAaaataccctctttttttttaaatacccatttttaaaagccatttttcCAACCTAAGTGCATGTGACAAATCAGAGATGGGTTCTATCTTTGGGATAAaccacttatttttcatttttgcctgTCCTCTAAGCTCCTGTAAttgtctcttttctcctttttttttttttttttttctccaaacaaAGACCACTGCATCTTTGGTTTTGCAAGATAAAACATTCTGGGCTTATGACCACAAGGGCGTAGCAGctggagaaaaatatagaaaataatctaAATAGGGTAGTTCAGATTCAAGGTACAGAGAAGCTTCTTTGAGGAGAAGCTAATAATTCAGAAACTTGCAATAATTCATTCTAGCTAAGATCAAAGTTTGCATTTGATTAAATTAATAGGGTTTAATATCattaataaaatacatacaaaaaaactATGATTTTAGTCAGGAGATAAAGAATAATTATTGGTGTGCAGGTTGTTCattataaattactttctttGATAAAGAAAGACAGCTTGCCTGGACCATTGGTTTTGGCTAGTTTGCAATTacagaattatttaaataaagacttCTATTCTGCTTCAAGATCTGTAACTTGAACTTTTCACTATGTGGCCTAACCCTTGGAAGGTCTGGATTAATCACATTTAGTTAATTGAAGACTTGAAGCTTTGCGTTTTCTTCCAGAAGCCTCAAAGGGTTAGCCCAATATTTCTACAAAAAGGATAATTTACCCTCAATTGCCATCTGAATTGGGCTTTGCCATGTCCTCTGTTTAGCTGTTATAGCTCCTGCATTCTAAAAGTTAGTGCCAATTTTGTCTGGCTTGTTGTTTGCATGACAAGGCTTTCAGCCCCCATCAGTTTTAGCTTTCAGTGCCTCAGTGGACCTGCTGATGGAGTGGAAGAGATCAAAAGACAGAGAGCTATTTCCTACTCCTTAGGACCTAAGGCTGAGGAGGGGCTCACGTCCTCACCTGCAGATCTTGAAGGCCTAAAGCTACAACGGTGTCTGTAACAAACTCAGTAGTGCTAATGAAGATGAAAAGCTTCCTTCTCCACACTGAGATTCAGCCATTGTTTTCTTGCCCTCTCACCCCCGTTCCTGTCCCCTTTCACTGCAGTAATGGGAGGctgttctctttcttctgcttCAGTGATTAGTAGTAGACCCATTTTCCTTTGCAAGCTTGCCACTCTCCAAGAGGCAGAGGAGGGCTCCATTGAAGTTGTGTTTTCCTTGCCTCAGAGAGCTGACAGCCTATTTAAGGAGAGAAAGCTTATTTCACTTTGAAAAAGGATAAAGAATGATTCAAGGTGACAGAGTATGTACACAATGGTGCACTAGAGGTCCAAATCAGGCAACAGGAGAAATGATGAAGAGGTAGAGCTTTTGTCTTCAAAATCCAAATGCAGCCACTCTCTTTAGCTGAAATCTTTTCCACTTCTAAAAAGGGTGAGTGATTTGGGTTCTGCATAGCTGCTTGACCACCATGAGAACCCCAATTCTCCCCAAAATATCTAAGGACATTTTTGAAGGTGACTGCGGACCTTGGCCCTGTACTATGATCAGTCTTGGAAAGCTAAAGCTTTCCTTGAAAGAGTTTGCTGAACAATGAAGATCACCAGTATTTAATGTTCCCTAGGGAGAGGAGCCAAGTCTGCCCTCTTCTCTCCAATATGAGATTGGAATACAGCCTAATTAAGTAGCAGGAGGGGCTGGTCCCTTGGAGATTGGGAATGGCAGTACTGCATATAAATCTATAGCTTGATAGATCCATTTCTGAAGTTAGAATTCAAGAAAAAAGCTACATTTAGTCTTTaactcattttgttgttgttgttgtttgtgttgTTCTTGCTCCTCTCTACCTCACTGCATTACTATCACTTGGTCCACTAGCtcctttacaaaaataaatggaaaccaGTGGTTCCTATACTCATTGACATACCAAGGTCATttcaaggtttaaaaaaaaagactcaagccCACTCCTGAGAATATGGATTCAGTGGTTTGAGTAGGTGTGGCCCATGGATAAACGTTTTCAATAAAAATGCTGCATCCTGTTGTTCTTCAGATTGATTTTGGGGTGCACAGACCTAAACCACAGTTCACTGTGCAAACCAGCTCAAATAATGCAAGATTTTTAAAGTATGGTAGGGACAAAAAGGAAGACCTATGTGGGGATAAAACAAAGACAGGAGGGACAATAAGCCATGTGGGTGGCTCACATGTAAaaatcccctctcccctctgaagTTTATTATGCAGAGTAGTAATTTCGGATGGCTGGGCTCACTACTGTTGCCTAGCTGAGGGCCCCTAAAAGCGAGGAAATCGACAGCCATTGCTTGTTGTTCCTCTTTACTGCAGATGCTCGTGCTGCCAATTCTCGCACTCCCAGCCTACCTCCTTCCAGCCCTGAGATAGATGTTTCAGCACCTGTTTTATCTACTCCAGGAAAGACCCCAGCTGGAGCTGGGAATGCCTCCTTCCCATTCCCTCAGGCTAAGCCAGCAGCAGCTGTGtagttgggggaggggacagactgCAGCGCTCTGCTCAGATTTCGCAAGCCGGAAGCCATCTTTGGCAGAGCTTTTGAAGGGCGAGGCAAGACAGCCTAGTATAGGGAAACAAAGAGCTCAAACAAAGAAACCAGACGTTGGAGAGCAATGATCAGCAGTCAGCACAATTCCTTCTGAAAGGAAGCCAAGTCATGCTTTTTGTCTACTCATGACCTGATAGGTGAAATGTGCAACAGAAAAGTTCAAGGAAATCTCATCTATCTAGAACTCAACTCTCCAATAACCTCTCTTTCAGAAAACAGctgttaaacaaatattttttttaaaaaaaggatataattAACCTGCTGAGATAAAAATACCTGTCTCTAAAGCACATATTAGGAAGTCGACCACTCTGATGCCCCCAGTCTATTCATTCTTACCTTACATGATTCTAAAGCACTTCATTTGGATTTTAAGCCTGCCGCATGTTAGAGGAGAAGGGACCACTGGAGTCAGGCATTTCATGGAGAAGTAGCAGCAGATCAGTTCATTCAGGACAAAGGAAACCAATAAGTAGCCAACATTATTTCAAACACAGCTCTTTGGGGTCTTTAGGGTAGAAATAAACAGACTGGTATACTACTTCAGTTGCCCTAAAAGATAAGACATCAcagaattatagaaaaataattggtCATAATCATAACCTGCAGTCACTGAGAAAGGTTGCATTATGCTTAATTTCCTAATTAAGAGTGGTACAACCCACTTTGGTAAggtttttattcaaaattattatttttaaaaactagtgcTTTAAGTATTAATGCCTCCAACTTTTCAAGCCTAAAGttgttttatacattgctttcctTAGTTATTTAAGGGGTTGTAGGGAGGGCTCATAATTAATTTGTCTATATGACTAAAAAAAGATAGAGAGTCACATGgtatattaacaataataaaagccactaacaaccctggccagttggctcagcggtagagcgtcggcctggcgtgcaggggaccccagttcgattcccggccagggcacataggagaagcacccatttgcttctccaccccctttaccccaccccaccccccgccctccttcctctctgtctctctcttcccctcccgcagccaaggctccattggagcaaagatggcccgggcactggggatggctccttggcctctgccccaggcgctagggtggctctggtcgcggcagaacacgcccctggtgggcttgttgggtggatcctggtcgggcacatgcgggagtctgtctgactgtctctccccatttccagcttcagaaaaatataaaaaaaaaaaaaagccactaacatttattgagcagttcCTTTGTGACAAGTGGACAagtgctgttttaattttttttaattttattatttttttacagagacagagagagagtcagagtgagggacagacagggacagacagacaggaacagagagatgagaagcatcaatcaccagtttctcCAGTCGAGATCAGGTTATTGAAGAATCTGCCTTTCATCTGAATGCTTCTCCACCATAATCaccagtttctcgttgcgcactgcaacaccttagttcttcattgattgccttctcacatgtgccttgactgcgggccttcagcagaccgagtaaccccttgctcgagccagcgaccttgggtccaagctggtgaatttttgctcaaaccagatgagcccatgctcaagctggcgacctcagggtctcgaacctgggtcctccgcatcccagtccaacgctccatctactgcgccaccacctggccaggcacaaGTGCTGTTTTAATGTCTATTATCTTACTTAATAAGTAATAGAAACATGTAATAATGGAGGTGCATTAAACTGGAATCCCAACTTGAGAAATCTcagaacacctcaataaagaatgaAGATTGTAAATttctatatgcaaaaaaatggaaGTTTTGAATAAACTAATATATAGAAAACTGACTGAGGCATGTTAGATATTTGTGGCAGGGAAAGGAAATACAACCCAAAGGTCCTGAGGAAATCCTCTTTTCCTCACGTATTTCTCCTGCTCCTTTGCTTAATGAGAATACTTcctccattttcctttttccccctGCACCTTAGACTCTTTTCCCTTATACCATAGTTCGTGTTGATTCTCTTACCCTTGATGCATCACTAGTAAATTTGCTTGTAGGTTAATTTAGCCTCAAATAGCAACCACCAAGTAACATTTCTTGGTAAAAATCCCTTTAAATCCTCATGAACCCTTAACACAATTTTTGGAATAATACTATTGCTGTCCagtataatatgtattttccccACCACTGATCATTCCTTGCTCTGTAGCCATCAGTTAATCGAGTCTCTTCTTTGTGGTATTCCTGTCAATATTTATAGAGCAGGTAAGTGGTatgaattttaattctttctgaaGATTCTTCTGTTTTTCACCATAGCTTTATCATCCCCACACAAGGGGAGTTACCAGGGCCCCTCAGCACTTACTTTCTTGAGATTTCTGATACATTTATCTGCATCACTATTTCATAAGGTGACTCTCAATCGCTATGCTCTTCATGTCGACAAAGTTGCAACTGAATTATATGGGTTATTCGCTCACACCTTTATAGGTCATAAGAAGTGGTTATGGAGCATCATTcaacagtttttcattgagcatctACAGTGTGTGCTGTGCTAGGCTCTGGCTTCCAAGAGTGTACTAGACAGAAAGGGTCCCTGCTTCCTGGGTCCCTTACATTCTAGGGTAGTAGTTCTCTACCAGGTGCAATTTGTCCCCAGGGGCATTTAGcaatgtctgcagacatttttggttgtcacagccaGGAGAGAGAGTGCTACTGGCACTTagtaggtagaggccagggatgctgctaaacatatTGTTGCAAGTCACAGTGCAGCCACCATGATGAAGCATTTTTCAGCCCACAATGTCAAGAGGGCCAAGGCTGAAAAAGCCTATTGTAGAGAAGTTGACAAATGAGCTTATTTtgccctgcctgaccagatggctcgattggtttagaccagggatccccaaactttttacacagggggccagttcactgtccctcagaccattggagggccggactataaaaaaaaactatgaacaaatccctatgcacactgcacatatcttttttt
Above is a window of Saccopteryx bilineata isolate mSacBil1 chromosome 7, mSacBil1_pri_phased_curated, whole genome shotgun sequence DNA encoding:
- the INA gene encoding alpha-internexin; translated protein: MSFSSDHYLCGPSSYRKVFGDGSRLSSRFSGTGGAGSYRSQSLSRCNVASSAACSSTSSLGLGLAYRRPPVSDGLDLSQAAARTNEYKIIRTNEKEQLQGLNDRFAVFIEKVHQLETQNRALEAELAALRQRQAEPSRVGELFQRELRELRAQLEEASSARAQALLERDGLAEEVQRLRARCEEESRGREGAERALKAQQRDVDGATLARLDLEKKVESLLDELAFVRQVHDEEVAELLATLQASSQAAAEVDVAVAKPDLSSALREIRAQYESLAAKNLQSAEEWYKSKFANLNEQAARSTEAIRASREEIHEYRRQLQARTIEIEGLRGANESLERQILELEERHSAEVASYQDSIGQLENDLRNTKSEMARHLREYQDLLNVKMALDIEIAAYRKLLEGEETRFSTSGSSISGLNPLSNPGYLLPPRILSSTISKVSSTGLSLKKDEEEEEEEASKVASKKTSQIGESFEEILEETVISTKKTEKANIEESTISSQKI